From the genome of Burkholderia cepacia ATCC 25416:
ACGAGTCGGTTGTTGTCGTTCGAATAGTGGCACCTTCCTGTCCATCCCAGCGACCGACCAGAAGGCAATCGACCTCCAATCCAACGAGCCTGTCCAAAACCGATCCCTTGCGGACAGGGGCATTTTGCCCTGTCCGGAAATAAGGGTTGAAATGTTTTGGACATTGCCTTACATTCGGACATCTATTTCGTACAGATTGAGTGCCCGATATGTCCCGAACCTTTGCCTATGCCCGCGTCAGTACGTCCGACCAGACCCCCGCGAACCAGTTACGAGAGATCGAGGCGGCCGGCTTCTCGGTCGACAAGCGCCGCGTTGTGTCGGAAAGCATTTCGGGGAGCGTAAGCGCCGATCAGCGGCCGGGGTTTGCGCAGTTGCTCGTCAAGATGGAAGAAGGCGACGTGTTGATCGTGACGAAGCTCGATCGACTCGGCCGCAATGCGATGGACGTGCGGGCCACGGTCGAGGGATTGGCCGAACGCGGTATCCGGGTTCATTGTCTCGCCCTGGGCGGCGTAGATCTGACGAGCGCGGCCGGCCGGATGACGATGCAGGTATTGAACGCGGTGGCCGAATTCGAGCGGGATCTGTTGATTGAGCGCACGCACGCTGGTATCGCTCGCGCGAAGGCGGAAGGCAAGGCGATGGGGCGGCCGTCCGCCCTGTCGGACGAGCAGCGGGCGGACGTGCTGCGCGAGTTGGACGCGGGGACAAGCGTGGCCGCGCTTGCTCGGCGATTTGGCACGAGCCGCCAGACGATCATGCGGGTACGCGACGCAGTCTAAGCGGCGCGCGCCGTTCAACTCACGCCCTGCTAGAGCCCGGCTCACTGGGTGGTGGAGCGAGCAGCTTATAGGGCGCGAGGCGGTGCATGCGCGGTTCCGGGTTGGATATCGGTCCGCATTGCCCAAATGGCAGCACTCAGAGATGCGTCATGTCTCTCATCTGTATAAGACTGGACCAGACCAAGCAAACAGTGTCGGGTTGTCTGGCTCGGTTCGGCCAGAACCCGCCATTCGACACGGACACCAAGATCGCCGACGATCGCATCACCGACAAGGGCGATACCCTGGTGGACGCCTCTGGAGACAAGGGAAATGCTGCGCAGATTGCGCTCGGCATATCCCAAGCCTTTCGAGCTCGGCCTCCGCGAGCGCACGCCCGCTTTTTCGTTCGCCTGATTGCAGAGCTCGTCTGCTTTTAGGGCGTAAGCGTCCGGGTGACTGCACGGAATACGCCCGGCTCCAGCGCAATGTCGCTCTCGTGGCTTGCTGGTGCGGCGGCGAAGACACGCCAAAATCCTCCGTTTGCCGCGAGAACATGCGCGCGAACGGTTATGGCTTCCGTGGAATCTGACGCCACACCTGCGCCGCTTCCAGTCCAGACCTGACCAGCGTCATCCGCAACGACGCTGCCGTTCCGGATTACTGCGAGCGTGGGATTTCCCTTCAGCAGTGCGTCGGCATACTCATCCAGACCGACGTTCGCAGCCTCAAAGCCTACGCCAACAACCACCTGATTCGTCGCGTCGGCATACAGCCATGTGTTCGGTGGGAGGTTGCTGCTCTGAGGCAACAGCCGCCAGCCTGCTGGCAAAATGGTTGCCGTTTGACGGGTCAGGGGATTCTGCCAACTGACTGGCGGGAGGTTCTGAGTGTCTTTCTGGCGCTGCTCTTCCATCCTCCCGTAGCCCAACGCCGCAATGAAAGCCAAAAACAACGCTAAAGCGGTGAGATAGTGGCCAAACTTGCGAGGCGCCCGAGAAACACGGCAACCGTACTTAATGTCCCAACTGGTGCGCTTGCCGCCCAATAGGGCCCGATAGCTCGCGAGTTCGGTGAAAAGTGCCACGATTGGGATACCCAATCCGATGCCTCGAATCCAGACGTCGACGCTGCGCGCGGCGTACGTGCGCGCAGGCAGCGGAGCACAATCGAGCATCTGCACCTTAACGCCAAGCAAGCCCTTGCCTATCGAGTTGCCAAAAGCGGCGTAGACCAGAACGTCGCACACGATGGCAATCGGGATAATCAGGATTCCACTGAGCATGTCCTGAGACGACGACGGCATGTCTGCGAACGCGAGCAGAGACCACCCGAATCTTGCGTTCAGGATTCCGACCACGAACCCCACCACTAGTGACCAGATGTACAGGTCTAGCGTACGGGCAAAAAACCGACGCCATGGACCTGCAAGCGGCGACGCAACCGTCGAAGGCGCCCAATCCTGCGCCAACTCGTCCGGAGCACCCTTCATCACGGTCATCGCGATTGCTCCAGCGGGCTCTGGACCTGTCGGGGCTGCGATCGGGGTTGCGGCCTCTACCCGCCCTGCCCGCTGCCGAAACACTCCCGCCAGAACCCAACCAATGCCCCAAAAGACACACAGCGGAATTAGCCCCAGCACCGCGAAGGCCGCGCCCGAAAAGCTGCTGTCTCCGTAGGAAAGGGCGTATGCGACAACTGCCCACACTACAGATATCACGACTGCCAGCCGAAGCGGCCACTTGGTTTCTCTCATGCGGTCCCCCAGAGTGGTTTGCTTATTGTTGTGACCACCAATCTACTGGCTCGCCTCTGCGAAGTAAATCGTCTGAAAAACGTATACGGGCCGGCTGCCGAATGGCCGCTTCGTGGAGTCACGAGTGGCCGCCCTGGGTCGATCTGCGCCGGGCGGCGGCCAGCCGAGTTCGGCCATGAGGCGTCAGTCGCCGGTACAGTCACTCGGACGCGTGGACGTCCGTTCCTCACTTGCAAGCGGCCATTTGGATGGCGATCCGATCGTCTCAGTCGCCGGGAGTCCTTCGCTAGCGCGCAGGAGCCGTCCTTTCAAACGGAAAGCCGATCGCCGGCGCCCTCTACATACCGCTCAGAACTTGCCCTAGCTTTGTCGGTCTCGACAGCGCTCGAGCTCACGCATCAACTGATGCATTTCATGTTGTCGCCCGAGATGCCAGTCGGTCACGATGTTGAACAACCCTCGCGTCCACGAAAACGGTGCCCACCGGAACGGGACGACGATGCGCGGTTGGCGGGCTCGCAGCCCTTTTATGACGGCCTTAGCGACGTCATCCGGTTGTATCGGTCGTCGCAACGGTGCAGGAAACCCTTTTTCAATCAATTTCGTCGCTAGCGCATTTCCGCCAAAGCCGACCTTGGCAATGGCTGTCGCCACCCATCCCGGATAAAGCACGCTCGCCGTGGACCCGGTGCCGCCCAGTTCGGCGCGCAGTGAACGCCCGAGCATCTCGACTGCGGCTTTGGACGCTGCGTAAGGCGCATTCACCATGCCGTTCACGAATGCGTAGGCCGATGAGGTGACCAGGACCTGGCCTCGATTGCGCAGAATCTCCGGCAATGCGGCCTTGACCGTGCGCCAAACCCCGAGCAGATCGACCTCGACGATTCGCTCGAACTCCTGTTCATCGCAGCTGTACATGGTGGCGGGTAGATCGTGCCACGAGATGCCAGCATTGGCGAACGCAATGTCGAGGCGACCGAATCTATCGACGGCGCGTTGCACGACCGCCTTGGTGGCGGCAGCATCGGTGACATCGAGCGCCAAGGCGAGCGTGCGCTCGGAGTCAAACTCCGCGGCGAGGCGGTCCACTGAAGCCTGCGTCACATCGGTTAGAACAAGTCGTGTTCCACATGCATGCAACGCACGCGCGGTCGCAGCGCCAATGCCGCCTGCAGCACCCGTGATAAGCACGACTTTTTCCTGAAGATCGTAAGCCACTTTGTACTGCTCCTCTGCTATTGGTTTTCCATTGCTGCGCAAACAAGGGGCGATGGATGCCGGGTCATCGGCTCCGCAGATCATGCGAAGCCGATCGGTTCCCGCGGCCACCGATTGCCATTCATTTCGCCGGAGCGTTCGCGGCCGAATCGTTCCAGCCAGTTGCCGATGCCAGACTGATGGCGCGTTCAATGTCCCCGCCGCGAAAGCCGGCGCGTTCGACGAAGCGCCTGAAGAAGCCGGGCGCCTTGGCCACGATCGTGTTGATCTTGGGTACGACGATCATGTCCGCGCGGCGCTCGATGCCTGCCACGATGTCCCGCACGACCTGCTCGCGCGGGATCATCTTCCAGAAGCCTCGATCGTTGCCTCCCCACAATGCACGGCCGGCCGGATCGGCGACGACATCGTCCATCAGCGGCGTCGGGAAGAACGTCGGATGCGCGCTGCCGACCCCGATACCCAGATGACGAAGCTCCAGACGGATGCTGTCGCACATCGCCCACACGCCCGCCTTGCTGGCCGTATAGGACGCCTGTAGCGGCGAATGTACAAACGCGGCCATTGACGAAATCGCCAGCATGTACCCGCGCTGTTGCTGGACGAATGGCAAGCCGGCACGGAACGTACGCCACACGCCGTTGAGGTTGATGTCGATGACACGATCAAACGCGGCCGGGTCGAGGGTGGCCATGGGGGCCATGGTGTCGATGCCCGCGTTGGCGATGACGACGTCAACCTGACCGAAGTGATGCGCCGCATTGGCCATTGCGGCTTCGAGGCTTTCGAAATCGCGGACGTCGGCAGTCCAGCCAAGAACGTCAGAAGGGCGGCCGAAGCTGCGAGTTTGCGCCGCGAGCCTGTCTGCCTCCAGGTCGAAAAGTGCGAGGCGCGCACCCCGTGCGTGCAGCGCTTCGGCCAAGGCCGATCCCAGGCCTCCGGTGGAACCGGTAATGGCCACCACCTTGTTCGCCAGCTTATAAGTCGACATGCGCGCCTCCTTGCTTCGTTGGAACG
Proteins encoded in this window:
- a CDS encoding recombinase family protein, translating into MSRTFAYARVSTSDQTPANQLREIEAAGFSVDKRRVVSESISGSVSADQRPGFAQLLVKMEEGDVLIVTKLDRLGRNAMDVRATVEGLAERGIRVHCLALGGVDLTSAAGRMTMQVLNAVAEFERDLLIERTHAGIARAKAEGKAMGRPSALSDEQRADVLRELDAGTSVAALARRFGTSRQTIMRVRDAV
- a CDS encoding RDD family protein — its product is MTVMKGAPDELAQDWAPSTVASPLAGPWRRFFARTLDLYIWSLVVGFVVGILNARFGWSLLAFADMPSSSQDMLSGILIIPIAIVCDVLVYAAFGNSIGKGLLGVKVQMLDCAPLPARTYAARSVDVWIRGIGLGIPIVALFTELASYRALLGGKRTSWDIKYGCRVSRAPRKFGHYLTALALFLAFIAALGYGRMEEQRQKDTQNLPPVSWQNPLTRQTATILPAGWRLLPQSSNLPPNTWLYADATNQVVVGVGFEAANVGLDEYADALLKGNPTLAVIRNGSVVADDAGQVWTGSGAGVASDSTEAITVRAHVLAANGGFWRVFAAAPASHESDIALEPGVFRAVTRTLTP
- a CDS encoding SDR family NAD(P)-dependent oxidoreductase, giving the protein MAYDLQEKVVLITGAAGGIGAATARALHACGTRLVLTDVTQASVDRLAAEFDSERTLALALDVTDAAATKAVVQRAVDRFGRLDIAFANAGISWHDLPATMYSCDEQEFERIVEVDLLGVWRTVKAALPEILRNRGQVLVTSSAYAFVNGMVNAPYAASKAAVEMLGRSLRAELGGTGSTASVLYPGWVATAIAKVGFGGNALATKLIEKGFPAPLRRPIQPDDVAKAVIKGLRARQPRIVVPFRWAPFSWTRGLFNIVTDWHLGRQHEMHQLMRELERCRDRQS
- a CDS encoding SDR family NAD(P)-dependent oxidoreductase; this translates as MSTYKLANKVVAITGSTGGLGSALAEALHARGARLALFDLEADRLAAQTRSFGRPSDVLGWTADVRDFESLEAAMANAAHHFGQVDVVIANAGIDTMAPMATLDPAAFDRVIDINLNGVWRTFRAGLPFVQQQRGYMLAISSMAAFVHSPLQASYTASKAGVWAMCDSIRLELRHLGIGVGSAHPTFFPTPLMDDVVADPAGRALWGGNDRGFWKMIPREQVVRDIVAGIERRADMIVVPKINTIVAKAPGFFRRFVERAGFRGGDIERAISLASATGWNDSAANAPAK